A window of Candidatus Kinetoplastibacterium crithidii (ex Angomonas deanei ATCC 30255) contains these coding sequences:
- the uvrA gene encoding excinuclease ABC subunit UvrA produces the protein MSAKIRISGALQNNLKNINLEIDTNEFMVITGVSGSGKSSLAIDTLFSEGQNRYLETFSTYARQILNSANKPMADKIEGILPAILVNQKNTIKHSHSTVGTITEICDYLKLFFANNSKLFCKKCNALVQKNNPESIFQNILDRTEKISKPKIIISFDFLTSEEIKDDVLKFLASKGYLNIHQQNIVKQNNGMPYIVLNIIQDRLILANKNKTRFLEAVNTALSMGKNMVTIQLMDKDEIINTWKYSGSLYCTNCNIKYYDITSDHFSFSSPLGACIECNGFGNKIVIDIDKVIPDKSISLLDGAIKPWRTDTFKSCQMDLQRYATKHSIPLSKPWKDLKEEEKNWVINGDASWENNDSSWKNIWYGVKNFFEHLESKSYKMHIRILLSKYRKHIICPKCKGNRLKKDSLLWYMCSKIKYENNEIPSIEFQERKQEYKKEFNISDILNSPLEQTLILLKNFSKNPDLNEISTIQEIIKRIETLNNIGVGYLTLNRQSKTLSGGELQRINLTTALGSSLINTLFIIDEPTNGLHYCDVHKIIKELKQLRDMGNCVIVIEHNKEAILSADRLIEMGPGSGINGGNIIFDDHPSKIIKSNTITGKYIQEKNHTHKQTSQQNNQRNIICITGACANNLKNINLEIPLNNFICITGISGSGKSSLVKDIIYSSIMDFKETGNKKTKEVKDITGIEHITETYLIDNSPLIKSSRSTPASYLGIFEIIRDIFAKADLSIERNYKPNVFSMNSGLGRCPECEGKGFKKIEMQFISDIYLECEECEGKRFRPEILEVKIYRNDQAYSIDQVLDMTIQEAMIIFNNDSIFSDALSCMMSLGLPHIILGQTISIMSNGEIRRLKLAKYLMQFKSENANENSLLLLDEPTAGLHINEIDLLITVLKDLVKSGNTVIVVEHNLQLISSSDWICDLGPGAGEKGGEIVAVGTPENIKKSNISLTGKALREQDAVSNDIILQKQYFDRNEIKRITKDDNIKIFNAYENNLKNINLELPLGKFIAITGVSGSGKSTIAFDILFNEGQRRYLMTMNAYARSIIHTAKKPRVDKIINLPPTAAISQRLNSAGHKSTVGTISEINNFLRLLFSKLGQQHCYKCGSNITSLTIEQIISRIKNIFYNKIVIITTPIKTSNKTLIKNLIKQLNLSIDINKTQENTIIYLPIAEIKISKKNEILLNNRIKNALEYSDGFVQISEKAESACLKLENKSIIYSTKQKCFYCQIDYPKIDSQLFSYNNKKGWCDSCHGTGMLSNNQQSKKMIDSKQYDNDLKCKICNGKRLNNISLSVLWKNLNINDLISMSIDDLKTFFNKNLTEIIENKIANEIVKEIIKRLDFMANLGIGYLSLNRSEPTLSGGELQRVHLSSQLGSASQGICYILDEPTIGLHPRDNKSLIKSLVNLTNNGNTVVVVEHDPEVIKSASYLIEIGPGAGVRGGTIINQGPMEKILKDNDSFFTKNITHKYVNKLIFNKKNSYKNNLEIKNASKNNLNNVSVKFPLGFLNVVTGVSGSGKSTLIRNVLFNNIKSKLDNDLYTWEHCQNIKNFESIDKILSVDQTPIGKNSRSCPATFIGFWDEIRKIFSNSNESKIRGWTASRFSFNSKEGRCEECKGTGIKTIEMNFMPNAESQCDVCNGSRFNSETKTVEFSGYNIGEILSMNVDQALKIFANFPKISHPLELMQEIGLGYLPIGQSSSNLSGGEAQRIKIVTELSKMSDFINNKKNTLYILDEPTIGLSSYDIKKLVLVLRKLTELNNTVIVIEHNLDFIIQSDWIIDIGPEGGRNGGQLLFQGTIDSLLKKDVDSYTKEAIIEYIQQ, from the coding sequence ATGAGTGCAAAAATCAGAATATCAGGAGCATTACAAAATAACCTAAAAAACATAAATTTAGAAATCGATACAAATGAATTTATGGTTATCACCGGAGTATCTGGCTCTGGCAAGAGTTCCCTAGCTATAGACACCCTGTTCTCTGAAGGCCAAAATAGATATTTAGAAACATTTTCAACATATGCAAGACAAATTCTAAATTCTGCAAACAAGCCAATGGCAGATAAGATAGAAGGTATACTACCCGCCATTCTTGTTAATCAAAAAAACACCATAAAACATTCTCATAGCACAGTTGGAACTATTACTGAAATATGTGACTATTTAAAACTATTTTTTGCAAATAACTCTAAGCTATTTTGCAAAAAATGTAATGCTTTAGTACAAAAAAATAATCCTGAATCTATATTTCAGAATATTTTAGATAGAACAGAAAAAATAAGCAAACCAAAAATAATTATATCTTTTGATTTTTTAACTTCTGAAGAAATAAAAGATGATGTTTTAAAATTCTTAGCTAGTAAAGGATACTTAAACATACATCAACAGAACATAGTTAAGCAAAACAATGGCATGCCTTACATTGTATTGAATATTATACAAGATAGATTGATTCTAGCCAATAAAAATAAGACCAGATTCCTAGAGGCAGTGAACACTGCCCTATCAATGGGTAAAAATATGGTTACAATCCAATTAATGGACAAAGATGAAATTATTAATACATGGAAATATAGTGGCTCTCTATACTGCACAAATTGCAATATAAAATATTACGATATTACATCTGATCATTTTTCATTTTCATCTCCATTAGGAGCTTGTATTGAATGCAATGGTTTTGGCAATAAAATAGTTATAGATATAGATAAAGTAATACCAGACAAATCTATTTCTTTGTTAGATGGGGCAATAAAACCATGGAGAACAGATACTTTTAAAAGTTGTCAAATGGATTTACAACGATATGCTACAAAACACTCAATACCATTGTCAAAACCATGGAAAGATTTAAAGGAGGAGGAGAAAAATTGGGTTATTAATGGAGATGCTTCTTGGGAAAATAATGATTCTTCTTGGAAAAACATATGGTATGGAGTAAAGAATTTTTTTGAACATTTGGAATCAAAATCATATAAAATGCATATTCGCATATTACTCTCAAAGTATAGAAAACATATTATATGTCCAAAATGTAAAGGAAACAGATTAAAAAAAGATTCTTTACTATGGTATATGTGCTCAAAAATAAAGTATGAAAATAATGAAATACCTAGTATAGAATTTCAAGAAAGAAAGCAAGAATATAAAAAGGAATTTAATATCAGCGATATACTAAATTCTCCATTAGAACAAACTCTCATTCTACTTAAAAATTTTTCTAAAAACCCAGATCTTAATGAAATATCCACAATACAAGAAATCATTAAAAGAATAGAAACACTAAATAATATTGGAGTTGGATATTTAACTCTAAATAGACAAAGCAAAACTCTCTCTGGCGGAGAGTTGCAAAGAATTAATTTAACTACAGCACTTGGATCTTCATTAATAAATACTCTTTTTATAATAGATGAACCAACCAATGGTCTTCATTATTGTGATGTACATAAAATTATTAAAGAGCTCAAACAATTACGTGACATGGGGAATTGTGTAATTGTAATAGAACATAATAAAGAAGCAATATTATCAGCAGATAGACTGATAGAAATGGGTCCTGGATCAGGCATAAATGGTGGAAATATTATCTTTGATGATCATCCATCAAAGATAATAAAATCAAATACCATAACTGGCAAATACATACAAGAAAAAAATCATACACACAAACAAACTTCCCAACAAAACAATCAAAGAAATATAATATGTATTACAGGAGCATGCGCTAATAACCTAAAAAATATTAATTTAGAAATACCATTAAATAATTTTATATGCATTACTGGCATTTCAGGATCAGGAAAAAGCTCCCTTGTGAAAGATATTATTTATAGTTCTATAATGGACTTTAAAGAAACAGGCAATAAGAAAACAAAAGAAGTAAAAGATATAACTGGGATAGAACATATAACTGAAACATATCTGATAGATAACAGTCCTCTCATAAAAAGCTCTAGATCTACACCAGCCAGTTATCTTGGAATATTTGAAATAATTAGAGATATTTTTGCAAAAGCAGATCTCTCTATAGAAAGAAACTACAAACCTAATGTATTCAGTATGAATAGTGGTTTAGGTAGATGTCCTGAGTGCGAGGGTAAAGGATTTAAAAAAATTGAAATGCAGTTTATATCTGATATATACCTAGAGTGTGAAGAATGTGAAGGTAAACGTTTTCGCCCTGAAATATTAGAAGTTAAAATTTATAGGAATGACCAAGCATATTCTATAGACCAAGTCTTAGATATGACCATACAAGAAGCAATGATTATATTTAATAATGATTCTATTTTCTCAGATGCTCTCTCTTGTATGATGTCATTAGGCTTGCCGCATATAATTCTAGGTCAAACTATATCAATAATGTCCAACGGTGAAATTAGAAGATTAAAACTTGCAAAATATCTAATGCAATTTAAATCTGAAAATGCAAATGAAAACTCACTATTATTATTGGACGAGCCTACAGCAGGATTACACATTAACGAAATTGATTTACTAATAACCGTTTTAAAAGACTTAGTAAAATCTGGAAATACAGTAATAGTAGTCGAACATAATTTACAATTAATCAGTTCCTCTGACTGGATATGTGATTTAGGGCCAGGCGCTGGAGAAAAAGGCGGTGAAATAGTAGCGGTAGGCACTCCAGAAAATATTAAAAAAAGTAATATTTCTTTGACTGGAAAAGCATTAAGAGAACAAGATGCAGTATCAAACGATATAATTTTGCAAAAACAATATTTTGATAGAAATGAAATAAAAAGAATAACGAAAGACGATAATATTAAAATATTTAATGCATATGAAAATAATCTCAAAAATATTAATCTAGAATTGCCTTTAGGAAAATTTATAGCCATCACAGGTGTGTCTGGATCAGGAAAATCAACTATAGCATTTGATATATTATTTAATGAAGGCCAACGAAGATATCTAATGACTATGAACGCTTACGCTCGTTCAATAATACATACAGCAAAAAAGCCACGTGTTGATAAAATCATTAACCTACCACCAACTGCTGCTATATCTCAAAGATTAAATAGTGCAGGTCATAAGTCAACCGTTGGCACAATATCAGAAATAAATAATTTTCTAAGATTATTATTTTCTAAATTAGGACAACAACATTGTTATAAATGCGGTTCAAACATAACCTCACTTACTATAGAACAAATCATTTCTCGCATAAAGAATATTTTTTATAATAAAATTGTTATTATTACAACCCCTATAAAAACTAGCAATAAAACATTGATAAAAAACCTTATTAAACAATTAAACTTATCTATAGATATAAATAAAACACAAGAAAATACAATTATATATTTGCCAATAGCAGAAATAAAAATTAGTAAAAAAAATGAAATTCTATTAAACAATAGAATAAAAAATGCCTTAGAATATAGTGATGGATTCGTTCAAATAAGTGAGAAAGCAGAATCTGCATGCCTTAAACTAGAAAACAAATCAATTATTTACTCAACAAAGCAAAAATGTTTCTATTGCCAAATTGATTATCCAAAAATAGATTCTCAATTATTCTCATATAATAATAAAAAAGGATGGTGTGATAGCTGCCACGGTACAGGTATGCTATCAAACAATCAACAGTCAAAAAAAATGATTGATTCTAAGCAGTATGACAATGATTTGAAATGTAAAATATGTAATGGGAAAAGACTGAATAACATATCCTTATCTGTGTTATGGAAAAACCTTAATATTAATGATTTAATTTCAATGTCTATAGATGACCTAAAAACTTTTTTTAATAAAAATCTTACTGAAATTATAGAAAACAAAATAGCTAATGAAATTGTAAAAGAAATTATAAAACGTTTAGATTTTATGGCAAACCTAGGCATAGGTTATCTTTCTCTAAATAGGTCTGAACCAACTTTATCAGGTGGAGAGTTACAAAGAGTACATTTATCATCACAATTAGGCTCAGCATCTCAAGGGATATGTTATATATTAGATGAACCAACTATAGGGTTACATCCACGTGATAACAAATCATTAATCAAATCACTCGTAAATCTTACAAATAATGGAAATACAGTTGTAGTTGTAGAACATGATCCAGAAGTAATTAAGAGTGCTTCTTACCTTATAGAAATAGGACCAGGTGCTGGAGTTAGAGGAGGCACAATTATTAACCAAGGACCAATGGAGAAAATTTTAAAAGATAATGACTCTTTTTTTACAAAAAATATAACACATAAATATGTGAATAAACTAATTTTCAACAAAAAAAATTCTTATAAAAATAATTTAGAAATTAAAAATGCATCAAAAAACAATTTGAACAATGTAAGTGTAAAATTTCCTCTAGGTTTTTTAAATGTAGTCACAGGCGTATCTGGGTCAGGAAAATCAACTCTAATACGAAATGTTCTATTTAACAATATTAAATCTAAACTTGACAATGACTTATATACATGGGAACACTGTCAAAATATTAAGAATTTCGAGAGTATAGATAAAATACTATCCGTAGACCAAACGCCAATAGGAAAGAATTCTCGCTCTTGTCCTGCCACATTTATAGGTTTCTGGGATGAAATTAGAAAAATCTTTTCTAATTCTAACGAATCAAAGATTAGAGGATGGACAGCATCAAGATTCTCCTTTAATTCTAAGGAAGGCAGGTGTGAAGAATGCAAAGGTACTGGCATAAAAACTATTGAAATGAACTTTATGCCTAATGCCGAGAGTCAATGTGATGTATGTAATGGCAGTCGATTCAATAGTGAAACAAAAACTGTTGAATTTTCAGGATATAATATTGGTGAAATTTTATCCATGAATGTGGATCAAGCTTTAAAAATTTTTGCAAATTTCCCAAAAATTAGTCATCCACTAGAACTAATGCAAGAAATAGGACTAGGATACCTACCTATTGGACAATCATCTTCAAATTTATCAGGTGGAGAAGCACAAAGAATAAAAATAGTAACTGAATTGTCAAAAATGAGCGATTTTATAAATAACAAAAAAAATACTCTGTATATATTAGATGAACCAACTATAGGACTATCGTCTTATGACATAAAAAAATTGGTCCTGGTATTGAGAAAATTAACAGAATTAAATAATACTGTTATCGTTATAGAACACAACTTAGATTTCATTATCCAATCTGATTGGATAATAGATATAGGGCCAGAAGGAGGAAGAAATGGAGGACAATTATTATTTCAAGGAACAATTGACAGCTTGTTAAAAAAAGATGTCGATTCCTATACAAAAGAAGCAATCATAGAATATATACAACAATAA
- the ettA gene encoding energy-dependent translational throttle protein EttA, with protein sequence MTKYVYTMNRVSKTVSSNKNILRDISLSFFPGAKIGVLGLNGSGKSTLLKIMAGLDNDIDGEATPMPGLKIGYLAQEPILDSNFSVREIIEEGLGNVYAAKKRLELVYAAYAEPDADFDKLSLEQAELESIITASASSGFDDLDLQIEIAAEALRIPSWDSRISDLSGGEKRRVALCRMLLSKPDMLLLDEPTNHLDAESVEWLEQFLHKFSGTVVAVTHDRYFLDNVAEWILELDRGYGIPWKGNYSSWLKQKEIRLLNEESTETARQRTIKKELEWVSSNAKGRQSKSKARLKRFEEMSSYEYQKRNETQEIFIPVAERLGNEIIEFSNVSKSYGDRLLIDNLSFNVPQGAIVGIIGPNGAGKSTLFRIITGVEKVNNGSVSIGKTVSISYVDQSRDDLLSDQTVFNYISEGADNITVGRFLMSTRAYLSRFNFKGSDQNKKIGLLSGGERGRLHLAKTLLNGSNVLLLDEPSNDLDVETLRALEDALMEFAGAILVISHDRWFLDRIATHIIAFEGDSKVVFFNGNYSEYESNKKILMAVNDITPKRLKFKSLR encoded by the coding sequence ATGACTAAGTATGTATATACGATGAATCGAGTTAGCAAGACTGTTTCATCTAATAAAAATATTCTTCGTGATATTTCACTATCATTTTTTCCTGGTGCAAAAATTGGTGTTCTTGGATTAAATGGTTCTGGAAAATCAACATTGTTAAAAATCATGGCTGGTTTAGATAATGATATTGATGGAGAGGCTACTCCTATGCCTGGTCTTAAGATAGGCTATCTTGCTCAAGAACCAATACTTGATTCTAATTTTTCAGTAAGAGAAATAATAGAAGAAGGATTGGGTAATGTTTATGCTGCAAAGAAACGTTTAGAGTTAGTATATGCAGCTTATGCTGAGCCTGATGCTGATTTTGACAAGTTATCATTAGAACAGGCTGAGTTGGAATCTATAATAACTGCTTCTGCATCTAGTGGGTTTGATGATCTAGATCTCCAGATAGAAATAGCTGCAGAGGCTCTGCGTATACCATCTTGGGATTCTAGAATAAGCGATCTTTCAGGTGGAGAAAAAAGAAGAGTGGCTTTATGTAGGATGTTATTATCTAAGCCGGATATGCTTTTGTTAGATGAACCAACTAATCATTTAGATGCTGAAAGTGTAGAATGGTTAGAGCAATTCTTACATAAATTTAGTGGTACTGTAGTTGCTGTTACACATGATAGATATTTTCTAGATAATGTTGCAGAGTGGATATTAGAGTTAGATAGGGGTTATGGCATACCGTGGAAGGGAAATTATAGTTCTTGGTTAAAACAAAAAGAAATACGTTTGTTAAATGAAGAAAGCACAGAAACAGCCAGACAACGGACTATCAAGAAAGAATTAGAGTGGGTTTCTAGCAATGCGAAAGGAAGGCAGTCTAAATCAAAAGCTCGTTTGAAGCGTTTTGAAGAGATGTCTTCTTACGAATATCAAAAACGTAATGAGACTCAAGAGATATTTATTCCTGTTGCGGAGAGGTTAGGTAATGAAATTATAGAATTTAGTAATGTAAGTAAATCTTATGGTGATCGGTTGTTAATAGATAACTTAAGTTTTAATGTGCCTCAGGGTGCCATTGTTGGTATAATAGGGCCTAATGGAGCAGGTAAGTCTACTCTGTTTAGAATTATTACAGGAGTTGAGAAAGTTAATAATGGCTCTGTTTCTATAGGAAAGACAGTTAGTATATCCTATGTTGATCAGTCAAGGGATGATTTATTATCTGATCAAACAGTGTTTAATTATATATCTGAAGGTGCAGATAATATAACTGTTGGTAGATTTTTAATGTCTACACGTGCCTATCTAAGTAGATTTAACTTTAAGGGCAGTGATCAAAATAAGAAAATAGGTTTGTTGTCTGGAGGTGAAAGAGGGCGGCTTCATTTAGCTAAAACATTGTTAAATGGTTCAAATGTTTTGTTATTAGATGAGCCATCAAATGACTTGGACGTAGAAACTTTGAGAGCACTAGAAGATGCTTTGATGGAATTTGCTGGTGCGATTTTAGTTATTAGTCATGACCGATGGTTTTTAGATAGAATAGCTACTCATATAATAGCATTTGAAGGTGATTCAAAAGTAGTTTTCTTTAACGGAAATTATAGTGAATATGAGTCTAACAAAAAAATATTGATGGCAGTTAACGATATAACTCCAAAGAGACTAAAATTTAAATCATTAAGGTAG
- the minE gene encoding cell division topological specificity factor MinE has translation MSFLSFLLGEKKKTASVAKERLQIILAHERSNKNSPDYLNKLQQELISVLSKYVVINPDDIKVNIESQGSLDVLEVKIEMQQKT, from the coding sequence ATGTCATTTCTGTCGTTTTTATTAGGAGAAAAGAAAAAAACTGCCTCTGTTGCTAAGGAAAGATTACAAATCATACTTGCACACGAGCGTTCAAACAAAAATTCACCAGACTATCTAAATAAACTACAACAAGAACTTATATCAGTTCTATCTAAGTATGTTGTAATAAACCCTGATGATATTAAAGTTAATATTGAAAGTCAGGGTTCTTTGGATGTTCTTGAAGTAAAAATAGAGATGCAACAAAAAACTTAA
- the minD gene encoding septum site-determining protein MinD: MARVVVVTSGKGGVGKTTSSASFSAGLALRGYKTIVIDFDVGLRNLDLIMGCERRVVYDFINVVQGDANLKQALIKDKNTENLFILPASQTRDKDALTQSGVEKVLEDLKKMGFEYIVCDSPAGIESGALMAAYFADDAIIVTNPEISSVRDSDRILGILSSKSKRAIEGLEPIKEFLLITRYNPKRVINGEMLSISDIEDILRIDLAGVIPESESVLHASNQGLPAIHLNETPVSIAYNDLVSRYLGESIPMKFTEYEKPSFIKRLFGGR, from the coding sequence GTGGCGCGAGTTGTTGTAGTAACTTCTGGTAAAGGAGGCGTGGGTAAAACCACTAGCAGTGCTAGCTTTTCTGCTGGATTAGCTTTACGCGGCTATAAAACTATCGTAATAGACTTTGATGTCGGATTACGTAATCTTGATCTTATTATGGGTTGTGAAAGAAGAGTAGTATATGATTTCATAAACGTAGTACAAGGAGACGCCAATCTAAAACAAGCTCTAATAAAAGATAAAAATACTGAAAATCTATTTATACTTCCTGCTTCGCAAACAAGAGATAAAGATGCATTAACACAATCTGGAGTAGAAAAGGTTTTAGAAGATCTAAAAAAAATGGGTTTCGAATACATAGTATGCGACTCTCCAGCTGGAATAGAGTCTGGTGCGTTAATGGCCGCATATTTTGCAGATGATGCTATTATTGTCACAAATCCTGAAATATCTTCTGTAAGAGACTCCGATAGGATTTTAGGGATACTGTCCTCAAAGTCAAAACGTGCTATAGAGGGCCTCGAACCTATAAAAGAATTCTTGTTGATAACCAGATATAACCCAAAAAGAGTTATTAATGGTGAAATGCTTTCTATATCAGATATAGAAGATATTTTGCGTATCGACCTAGCTGGAGTTATTCCAGAATCTGAATCAGTATTGCACGCATCTAACCAGGGTCTACCTGCTATTCATCTTAATGAAACACCAGTATCAATAGCATACAATGATCTTGTTTCTCGTTACTTAGGCGAATCCATTCCAATGAAATTTACAGAATATGAAAAACCTAGCTTTATCAAACGACTTTTTGGAGGTAGATAA
- the minC gene encoding septum site-determining protein MinC, producing MNKSLIEFKSASFNVYAPKIIIHTSNINDLSTSITKHIYNSGNFFKNEHVVIDATQIDQIIDWDMLITILKEHEINILGIVANNINIQNAIKAGLSPLDIITNKNIKIETNATQLPTMLIDKPLRSGQKIYASKSDLIVIGMVSQGAEIIADGNIHVYGPLRGKAMAGAQGNKEARIFTTQLNAELLSISGVYQVIENDLKDTVMNKPAIVQLMDEKLTIIAI from the coding sequence ATGAATAAATCCTTAATTGAATTTAAAAGTGCCAGTTTTAATGTATATGCTCCTAAAATTATAATTCATACTTCTAATATAAATGACTTAAGCACCTCAATAACAAAACATATATATAATTCTGGAAACTTTTTTAAAAATGAACATGTAGTTATAGATGCTACTCAGATAGACCAAATTATAGACTGGGATATGCTGATCACAATTCTTAAAGAACACGAGATTAATATATTAGGAATAGTAGCTAATAACATTAATATTCAGAATGCAATCAAAGCTGGATTGTCTCCATTAGATATTATCACTAATAAAAATATTAAAATTGAAACAAACGCTACACAATTACCAACGATGCTAATTGATAAACCGTTACGCTCTGGGCAAAAAATATATGCTAGCAAATCTGACCTTATTGTAATCGGCATGGTCAGCCAAGGAGCTGAAATTATAGCAGATGGAAATATACATGTGTATGGCCCGCTAAGAGGTAAAGCAATGGCTGGAGCACAGGGTAATAAAGAGGCTAGAATATTTACAACACAACTAAATGCAGAATTATTATCTATATCAGGTGTATATCAAGTTATAGAAAATGATTTAAAAGATACTGTGATGAATAAACCAGCCATAGTACAACTAATGGATGAAAAACTAACAATAATTGCCATATAA